The Anolis carolinensis isolate JA03-04 chromosome 2, rAnoCar3.1.pri, whole genome shotgun sequence genome contains the following window.
TCATTTTCCTGTCCTTTTTTGTAGATCTACTACATATGCCttctagagattcacatttccaacatatattataggtctttttgaatatttttgaaagtctTGTTGGGTTTAGGTATCGTCTGTATCGAAACTCAACAAAAAGGGCCAAAAAGTCAGTAATTGGCACTTAGAGAATGTTGCCTTTCTGGTGGATGGCCAACCGTGCAGCAAATTGTTTGCCTAGACTTTCTCTGGCAATCTTGATTTAAAAAGAGAAAGTTAAATATCTAAAGCACCTGAATCATATAGGGATTTGGAATGGAAAAGGCTTTTGGTACTTTGCTCCTGTTATGTCCGGATTCAAATCACGGACATATCATTTATTAGCTTATTTTTGCATCAAAGGAAACATCATATTACTATCAGGTACAAaagaaatttaatccagacatgATGGAAAAAATGAAGCCCTCTTCATGATACCCAGTCCAGTTTATCCTCCAATGTTAactctctaaaaaaaaaaagttgtaaatttttttcagctgtaaaaaaatgataaaatgagTCATGTCAAAATGAAGGATGTGAATACCTGATTTaaaaacatttgcattttttgaaaGAATGATATATAGATGAAACCTACAAACAAATTTACATTTGGACAATTTGTAGGCCTTTATAGAAACATTTCACTAACTTGGCTATCTTTTCTGTTTTTGTCTTCTTATTCTGCTTTTGTTATAATGGAATATCGTAGTGTATAACTAGGCAGGGAAAACCCACATCAAGTATATTCAGGATGTTAAGGCTTTGCTTTTTGAAACATATAGGTAAATGTCTGTTTTATTTTGGAGTTTGTCAAAAGGAAGATGGAAGATGGGAGCTGTGGAGTCCACTATCATCACTatacaaacaaagaaagcttCATCTCTGCTTATATCCATTGTCCAAGACCTGATCTTTGTCTCATAAAATTAACCATAAAGGAAGGGGAAACGATGCATCAATTTTTCTCCTCACATATTAAGACTGTTCTTTGAACCATCACGGCTAAGGCCTGCTTTAATTTGGGGTTATTCAACACCAGAATGGCAGCCTGAGCAGGAGAGTATATTGTCATCACTGTGAAAATAAATAACCTTTCATTATATCCTATATCTACAGTCATAGACAAAGTCTGTGccacaaaaaatgaaagaaaaagcaatAGCAGAGAGAGCACTGTCCGAGCTGCCTGAACATGAGCTTTTGTCTGGAAACTCCTGAGATGGGATTCTTTACCTGTCATTTGACAGACGTGTCCACAGAGTGATGCAACAACTAAAATGGAGCATAATAAAACCAAAAGGAAAGGACAACCAGATCCAACAGTTAAAAAGAACACAATTAAACTCTTGATGCTTTCACTATGTGACATTGCATGGATCACTGTTGTGACATTGGCCGGGGGTGGTAGTATATACATAAAACTTAAAATCATAACGAAAGCTAACAAGGTGATAATAATAGATCCCACCAGAAGTCGGGGTATTAACCATGATATCCTCAGTTTGCACCAAAGGAAGAAAGTGTGGGTACTGTTCACAATCTTGATGCAGTAGAAAAAACATAGCAAGACAGTGAGCCAATACCTGACTACCACAGCAAAGctgaaaaaggagaaaaggaaaatttGATCATTGAAATTGGTTAAAGTTGCAAAACCGAAGCAAAACACAATCAGGACAATTGTCACCCACAAATTGGACAGACCCAGGCTTAGAAGGAGCTGTTCACTGGATGCAAGTCTCCTGCTTTTAGTCCATGCAGTGATCATCACAGTAACAATAAAGCCATTAGAGATGAACCCGCTGATGTTCAAGACAGCTGCAGTTACCAAAAAAGCAATGTACCCAGGAGAAAACATATCTCCTGAGCTTCTGATTCTTGCAGAGGATGCTGTACAAGGCTTTATTTATATAACCAAGGTTGCTGAGCAGAGGCAGAAAATGCTCATTTCAGAACCACACTGTCCATTTTATGTTGATAAACCATTCATCACGCTACGCAAATTAATGAGTTTCTCATGTTGCCTATTTCCTTAGTGCTTTTTGTATCAGAGGAGGAATTGCGCTCAGTTTTGGTGGTTacgtgtgtgtgggggggggggggagttaaataAAAGGACCTGTTTACCTGCCTCTGCCTTGAATGCCTGAGCTAAGAAATTGCAGTAGTGTTGAGATACTACTGTTGAAAGGCAGAATCCTAAAGAGAGGGTAATCAAAAGTGGTTTGCACAGACCATGGCAGGGGCAGTCCAACTTTTCTGTCATGTTGATTTGTATGAGAAAGGTGTTGACATAATTGTGGTGGACCCTTTCCCAGCTGCTTCACTCTACTGTTCCTGATATGGCCTCTTGTCTTCTATTCTATACTATGAGACATTTCCTGGCTTTAATCAGAATAAGAATCATGCACTGGACTATGGACTACTGCAGCCATTGAATCAGGGTCAGTGTGACACTTGAATCCCTCACATGACACACACCAACTCTCCAAGTATCCTGCACCCCTCCAAAATACTTCTGCTGTGGAGAGAAAACAATCTTTATGGGCATGATTGGCATCGCTCTCATCTGATGGCCTGATTCTACCTGACtttgctgacacttgatgcttcCAAATACATGACAGGTTGGAGCAAAGAGTTTTCAAAGCTCTTCTCTTATCACTGGCTTAATTCAACTTACAGGCCAATTACAAGGAAGTTATGAGCATTCTATTGTTCCTatctttaaaatatctatatatataaaaaagtgaaggAATCCCGGcaacggacaaaacaacaaaactaaacaccccacaacctcaaaaattgacagcccaacccctcatccacgcctcaaggtcaagacaacaaaaagaaaagaaaaagtcctaattagagggagatgaataattgtttttatccaattgctgccagttagaaggctaagctccacgcacttggtctcctagcaatccactcagcccaggggacaagcagagttaggcctcacttaggcctcttccacactgcctataaaatacagattatcacattttaactggattatatggcagtgtagactcaaggcccttccacacagctatataacccatttataatcttatattaactgctttgaactggattatcttgactccacactgccatataatccacttcagtgtgcattttatacagctgtgtagaaggggcctcatataatccagttctaagcacatcatataagattataaatatacagtagagtctcacttatccaacataaaacaggccagcagaacgttgaataagtgaatatcttggataataagaagggattcaggaaaagccaattaaatatcaaattagggaatcattatacaagtaaagcaccaaaacatcatgttatacaacaaatttgacagaaaaagtagttccatgtgcagtaatgctatgtagtaattactgtatttacaaatttaccaccaaaatattacaatgaatttaaaaacactggctacaaaaacattgactactaaaaggcagactgcgttggataatccagaacactggataagtgaatgttggataagtgagattctactgtaatatgaaataattactgtggtagaataatacagaacaatataatctctaaaaccaggacagtaaataaagagcaacactctgaaagcagggaaattgggaattccacaaaggaaacaatcagggccagctaacacctcccaagaaaggattcttccagaaaggaagctgagaagggagtgaagcattgtgtattaccaaagtcattattattactatcatcatcattattattattattaatattattatgttgctgtgaaccgtgaaaatgaatacaatctggctccaagtattcaaaaacactaaaatcagaatatataaaaattactatgctatacatatatattatatattttcattttttcctcttcttttctctaCTGCGATTAagtaattataacaataataacaaaaaatttaGTTTTTCCAGTatatacacaatttagtgtaTGTAATACACATAGTAAAATAGATACTCTAACTTGCAGTCTTAAATCAGTTCTATTtatgtctctctcttttttcatatctatatattaacccttctttttctttttttcttttcctttcttctcttttttcttgttttccctttctctattactattgtatttttattgtactataaaataaatcttaataaaaagtatttaaaaaaattactgtggtataatagaaCAATACagtttctaaaatcagaacactaaataaagaacaacactctgaaaacaggggaattccacacaggaaacaatcaggaccagctaacacctcccaacaaagtattcccatcaccaaactctggcaaattctctgttttctgagggccacagacaatagaagcacataaaatattgcaaagaacaccactctgaaaacaagggaattccaggcaggaaacaatcagggccagctaacacctcccaacaaaaaattcactcagggaggaatcagccaggctttaaagctgcaaagccattacatgaTAATCGTTTTGTCTAATTGCAGCATTATACTTGCCTCCAAtcgacaaaaaaaaacccaatcagaaatattgtatattcacaacctttaggaaataatatcccctgatggcacagcgtgttaaagcgctgagctgctaaac
Protein-coding sequences here:
- the LOC134296090 gene encoding taste receptor type 2 member 4-like, with protein sequence MFSPGYIAFLVTAAVLNISGFISNGFIVTVMITAWTKSRRLASSEQLLLSLGLSNLWVTIVLIVFCFGFATLTNFNDQIFLFSFFSFAVVVRYWLTVLLCFFYCIKIVNSTHTFFLWCKLRISWLIPRLLVGSIIITLLAFVMILSFMYILPPPANVTTVIHAMSHSESIKSLIVFFLTVGSGCPFLLVLLCSILVVASLCGHVCQMTGKESHLRSFQTKAHVQAARTVLSLLLLFLSFFVAQTLSMTVDIGYNERLFIFTVMTIYSPAQAAILVLNNPKLKQALAVMVQRTVLICEEKN